From Vitis vinifera cultivar Pinot Noir 40024 chromosome 5, ASM3070453v1, the proteins below share one genomic window:
- the LOC100251179 gene encoding LOW QUALITY PROTEIN: uncharacterized protein LOC100251179 (The sequence of the model RefSeq protein was modified relative to this genomic sequence to represent the inferred CDS: deleted 2 bases in 2 codons), producing the protein MDCLDSQAHNLHLPGKPPMGLTENKSPTFLSSGNPCLDFFFHVVPDTSSDDLIRRFELAWEFNPLTTLKLICNLREVRGTGKSDKEGFYTAVLWLHDHHPKTLACNARVLASFGYFKDFLEILYRLLEGPKIRRIEKKDWLDRKGRKKNSRKRNSIFKRENRPGVEFPVEEKDVEYMVEEFVDKEKARVLRKERELALAKRALHKYSTDSNYQFLHDQISDLFAELLKSDIQYLNSGELYKISLASKWCPTIDSSYDKSTLICENIARKVYSREEYYPEYQGIEEAHYVNRVRDRLRKQVLVPLRKALELPEVFMCSNQWGSLPYNRVASVAMKSYKSLFSKHDTERFGVYLEKVQTGKAKIAAGALLPHEIIASLNEEDGEKVAELQWARMVEDLSKNGRLTNCSAVCDVSGSMSGTPMKVCVALGLLVSELSEDPWKGNVITFSASPELHKIQGDSLVSKTEFVRMMEWGANTDFQKVFDRILQVAVEGNLSEDQMIKRVFVFTDMEFDEACGRYNYCEYDYDMEEIDESQKASQKWETDYEVIQRKFQDKGYGKVPEIVFWNLRNSSETPVMATENGVALVSGFSKNLLTLFLEGGGILTPQDVMELAISGEDYKKLVLFD; encoded by the exons ATGGATTGTTTGGATTCCCAAGCCCACAATCTTCATCTTCCCGGGAAACCGCCGATGGGCTTAACGGAAAACAAGTCTCCGACCTTTTTGTCTTCCGGGAACCCGTGCTTGGACTTCTTCTTCCATGTGGTTCCCGATACGTCGTCTGATGATCTGATCCGACGGTTTGAGTTGGCTTGGGAATTCAATCCGCTGACGACGTTAAAACTGATATGCAACTTGAGAGAGGTGAGAGGCACCGGAAAATCTGACAAAGAGGGTTTCTACACGGCGGTTCTCTGGCTCCACGACCACCATCCCAAAACCCTAGCCTGCAATGCTAGGGTGTTGGCCAGCTTCGGTTATTTCAAGGATTTTCTCGAGATTCTCTACCGGCTTCTGGAGGGCCCTAAAATTCGAAGAATCGAAAAGAAAGACTGGCTGGATCgaaaaggaaggaagaaaaattCCCGGAAAAGGAACTCAATATTCAAGCGAGAAAATAGGCCTGGAGTTGAATTTCCTGTAGAAGAGAAGGATGTGGAGTATATGGTGGAAGAATTTGTGGATAAAGAAAAGGCTAGGGTACTGAGAAAGGAGAGAGAACTTGCTCTTGCCAAAAGAGCCCTGCACAAGTATTCTACTGATTCTAATTATCAGTTCTTACATGATCAGATTTCAGATTTATTTGCTGAACTTCTGAAATCTGATATTCAGTATTTAAACTCCGGTGAGCTTTACAAGATTAGTCTCGCATCCAAATGGTGTCCCACAATTGATTCTTCTTATGATAAATCCACCTTGATATGTGAAAATATTGCTCGAAAGGTTTATTCTCGCGAGGAATAT TATCCAGAATACCAAGGAATTGAGGAGGCTCACTATGTTAATAGAGTCAGGGATAGGTTGAGAAAACAAGTACTTGTTCCATTACGTAAGGCCCTGGAGTTGCCAGAGGTTTTCATGTGTTCGAACCAGTGGGGATCACTTCCCTACAACCGTGTGGCTTCAGTGGCCATGAAATCATACAAGAGCCTCTTCTCAAAACATGATACAGAGCGGTTTGGTGTGTATCTTGAGAAAGTGCAAACTGGGAAGGCTAAGATTGCAGCTGGTGCATTACTTCCCCATGAGATTATAGCTTCATTGAATGAGGAGGATGGCGAGAAAGTTGCAGAGCTTCAGTGGGCGAGAATGGTGGAAGATTTATCAAAGAATGGGAGGCTCACAAATTGCAGTGCGGTATGTGACGTATCAGGAAGTATGAGTGGAACTCCAATGAAGGTGTGTGTGGCTCTGGGGCTGTTAGTTTCAGAGCTCAGTGAAGATCCATGGAAAGGTAATGTAATTACTTTCAGTGCAAGTCCTGAGCTTCACAAGATCCAAGGAGACAGCCTTGTATCCAAGACTGAATTTGTGAGGATGATGGAATGGGGTGCGAACACTGATTTTCAGAAAGTTTTTGACAGAATCTTACAAGTAGCAGTGGAGGGAAATCTGAGTGAAGATCAAATGATAAAGAGGGTTTTCGTTTTCACTGATATGGAGTTTGATGAAGCTTGTGGGAGGTATAACTATTGTGAATATGACTATGATATGGAGGAAATTGATGAGAGTCAGAAGGCATCTCAGAAGTGGGAGACAGATTATGAAGTGATACAGCGGAAATTCCAGGACAAAGGATATGGAAAAGTTCCGGAGATAGTGTTTTGGAACCTTAGAAACTCATCAGAGACTCCAGTGATGGCCACAGAGAACGGGGTGGCCTTAGTAAGCGGGTTTTCGAAGAATCTGTTA ACCTTGTTTTTGGAAGGAGGTGGAATTCTGACCCCTCAGGATGTGATGGAATTAGCCATCTCTGGTGAAGATTACAAGAAACTTGTTCTATTTGATTAA
- the GRIP4 gene encoding proline-rich cell wall protein-like precursor (The RefSeq protein has 1 substitution compared to this genomic sequence) — MSSACSLVLFLGLVVLTTPSLANDHKPPPYEHKPPLPVYKSPPLGKPPPEYKPPTPVYKPPPVEKPPTPVYRPPPVEKPPPEYKPPTPVYKSPPVEKPPPEYKPPTPVYRPPPVEKPPPEYKPPTPVKPPPPPKHKTPTLPPRVVRPPPTPKPPTLPPIIVRPPPTKEPSPPHGHYPGHPPVETPPSTPYKKPPTPEKKPWAPHHKHFKAPPPIHAN; from the exons ATGTCTTCTGCTTGCTCACTCGTGTTGTTCCTTGGATTGGTGGTCCTCACCACTCCCTCACTTGCTAATGACCACAAGCCACCCCCATATGAGCACAAACCACCTCTTCCTGTTTACAAGTCTCCACCACTGGGGAAACCACCCCCAGAATACAAGCCACCAACCCCCGTTTATAAGCCACCTCCGGTGGAGAAGCCACCAACCCCTGTTTACAGGCCACCTCCCGTAGAGAAGCCACCCCCGGAATACAAGCCACCAACCCCTGTTTATAAGTCGCCTCCAGTGGAGAAGCCTCCCCCAGAATATAAGCCACCAACCCCTGTTTACAGGCCACCACCAGTGGAGAAG CCACCCCCAGAATACAAGCCACCAACTCCTGTTAAGCCACCTCCACCACCAAAACACAAGACACCAACTCTACCCCCAAGAGTAGTGAGACCACCGCCAACGCCCAAGCCACCAACTCTACCGCCAATAATAGTGAGGCCACCACCGACAAAAGAACCTTCACCACCCCAGGGTCACTACCCTGGCCACCCTCCAGTAGAAACACCTCCATCAACTCCATACAAGAAGCCACCAACTCCTGAGAAGAAGCCGTGGGCTCCCCATCACAAGCACTTCAAGGCTCCACCACCCATCCATGCCAATTGA
- the LOC109122625 gene encoding repetitive proline-rich cell wall protein 2 — MSPTYLLVVLLGLVVLTAPSLADYPTHPPFEKPPPEHKPPVEKPPPEHKPPVEKPPPEHKPPVEKPPPEHKPPVEKPPPEHKPPVEKPPPEHKPPVEKPPPEHKPPVEKPPPEHKPPVEKPPPEHKPPVEKPPPEHKPPVEKPPPEHKPPVEKPPPEHKPPVEKPPPEHKPPVEKPPPLHKPPVEKPPPEHKPPVEKPPPEHKPPVEKPPPEHKPPVEKPPPEHKPPVEKPPPEHKPPVEKPPPEHKEKPLPEHKPPTPVGKPPKGEKPPHCGHNPGHPPAENAEDSYKPPRKIKPPSTPAEKQPGPGKKLPTPPHKPPHKPPTPTHPN, encoded by the coding sequence ATGTCTCCTACATACTTGCTAGTAGTGTTGCTTGGCCTGGTGGTTCTCACCGCCCCCTCACTAGCTGATTACCCTACGCATCCCCCATTCGAGAAGCCACCACCAGAGCATAAGCCTCCGGTGGAGAAGCCACCTCCTGAACACAAGCCTCCTGTGGAGAAGCCACCACCAGAGCATAAGCCTCCGGTGGAGAAGCCACCTCCTGAACACAAGCCTCCGGTGGAGAAGCCACCACCAGAGCATAAGCCTCCGGTGGAGAAGCCACCTCCTGAACACAAGCCTCCGGTGGAGAAGCCACCACCAGAGCATAAGCCTCCGGTGGAGAAGCCACCACCAGAGCACAAGCCTCCGGTGGAGAAGCCACCTCCTGAACACAAGCCTCCGGTGGAGAAGCCACCTCCTGAACACAAGCCTCCGGTGGAGAAGCCACCACCAGAGCATAAGCCTCCGGTGGAGAAGCCACCACCAGAGCATAAGCCTCCGGTAGAGAAGCCACCTCCTGAACACAAGCCTCCGGTGGAGAAGCCACCACCATTGCATAAGCCTCCGGTGGAGAAGCCACCACCAGAGCATAAGCCTCCGGTGGAGAAGCCACCACCAGAGCATAAGCCTCCGGTGGAGAAGCCACCTCCTGAACACAAGCCTCCGGTGGAGAAGCCACCTCCTGAACACAAGCCTCCGGTGGAGAAGCCACCTCCTGAACACAAGCCTCCAGTGGAGAAGCCACCTCCTGAACACAAAGAGAAGCCACTTCCGGAACACAAGCCACCAACCCCAGTTGGCAAACCACCTAAGGGAGAGAAGCCACCACATTGTGGTCACAACCCTGGTCACCCTCCTGCTGAGAATGCTGAAGACTCATACAAGCCACCTCGGAAGATTAAGCCTCCTTCAACTCCAGCAGAGAAGCAACCAGGTCCTGGAAAGAAGCTGCCAACTCCTCCGCACAAGCCACCCCACAAACCTCCCACTCCCACCCATCCCAACTGA
- the LOC100240909 gene encoding early nodulin-75, producing the protein MSSTYLLVLLLGVVVLTTSSLADYPKRPPVERPPIEHKPPTPIGKPPGGVKPPPKHKPPPGHGPPTSVGKPPEEEEPLSGHKPPIPVGKPPKGHKPGHPPVENAEEDSHKMPPKMMPPKIKPPPKKKPPHKPPTPGYPN; encoded by the coding sequence ATGTCTTCCACATACTTGCTAGTGTTGTTGCTTGGAGTGGTGGTTCTCACCACTTCTTCACTCGCTGATTACCCCAAGCGCCCCCCAGTTGAGAGGCCACCGATTGAGCACAAACCACCAACACCAATTGGTAAACCTCCCGGTGGAGTGAAACCACCCCCAAAACACAAGCCACCCCCAGGACACGGGCCACCAACGTCAGTTGGCAAACCTCCCGAAGAAGAGGAGCCACTCTCAGGACACAAGCCACCAATCCCAGTTGGCAAACCACCTAAGGGTCATAAGCCTGGCCATCCTCCTGTAGAGAATGCTGAAGAAGACTCACACAAGATGCCTCCAAAGATGATGCCTCCAAAGATAAAGCCTCCTCCAAAGAAGAAGCCACCACACAAACCTCCAACTCCAGGCTACCCCAACTGA